The region TTTATTGGTAGCAGCATAAAATATAAGTTTGAAAACTATAATAATGTTTACGAACCTACAACAGGTTTAGGCTTTATGTTGCATTTTGGTAGCAGATTTTTTACAGATGATTTTAAAAGCAATCATCAATATTTAAATTCTAAATTAAATTTTGTAGTTCCTTTATCAAAAAATAAAAAAGTTACTTGGTCTTCAACATATTATCTTGAAAAAGTTTTTGGTACAAAATATCATTTTTATCAAGCAGCAACCATAGGTGCAAATAACGGATTGCGTGGTTATCGCATGCAACGTTTTTTAGGGAATTCATCGTTTGTTACTAGTAACGATATTCGTTTTAAAATGAACGAAATTGAAAATAGCTTTTTACCTATGAGTTATGGTATTTATACAGGTTACGATACTGGAAGGGTTTGGAATAAATTAAGTGTTAATAAAGAATGGTACGATAGTTACGGATTGGGTTTTTGGTTAAATGCTATCGATTCGTTTAGTGCGCATGCAGGAATTTTTACAAGTAAGGAAGAACCCGCATTGGTAACTTTTGGTATTGGATTTAGTTTTTAAATTTTGAACTTATAAAGTTTTTAAAAAGCATTTAAAGGTATATAAAACCCCATAGAAAAGGTGAAACCATTAATAGGTTTTACATTTTCTTTTGTTTTAATATCAAACCCATAACCCAAACCAATTTCTACAATTGTTGCTACCGATAAACCTACTTTTGGAGTAAGGGTATAAGGTGTAATTTCACTTTCTACAAACGGAATAATTAAGCGATTAAAAGTAGGGTAGTAGGTTAAACTACCTTCGGGTATTGCTAAAAATTGATTTCTAAAATAAGCTAATTGCGCATTTGCTTCTAATTTAAAACCCATTGTATTATTAGCAAACGGCTGAACGTAATAGCCACCTAATTTTAACATATTGCCTGCTTGCGATTGGTACGTAATTGTTGGACCTAACAAAAAATCTTGCGCATTAGCATGTAAGCCAAAAGCTAAAGCGGTAATTACAAAAAGGTTTTTCATTGAATGAAAAGTCTTATTAGGTTGATAGAAAAAGTGAATCTATTTAGTAAAAACCTTACAGCTAAAAGGTAACTGTAAGGCTTTTAAAATATTTAAATTGCATTAATAATAGTAGTAAAATCATTTACATTTAAAGCAGCGCCGCCTACTAAGCCACCATCAACATCGGGTTGTGAAAAAATGGTTGCTGCGTTATCTGGTTTAACGCTACCGCCGTATAAAATAGTTACGTTATTTGCTAAACTTCCGTATTGGTGCGCAATTTGTTCACGAATAAACTGGTGCATTTCCTGAGCTTGTTCTGGCGATGCTGTTTCACCGGTACCAATTGCCCAAACAGGTTCATAAGCTATTATAATGTTTTCCCAAGCTTCTTTTGGCAAGTGAAATAACGAATCTTTTAGCTGATAAAAAACAACGTTTTGAAACTGTTTGCTTTTGCGGTCTTTTAATTCTTCACCCACACAAAAAATAACGCGCATGTTGTGTTTTAAAGCGGTATCTACTTTGTTAGCTAATAAAGCGGGAGTTTCTTTAAAATATTGTCTGCGTTCAGAATGTCCTAAAATTACTGTTTGTACGTTAATACTTGTAAGCATATCGGCCGAAATTTCACCGGTAAAAGCACCGCCTTCTGCTTGGTGCATGTTTTGTGCAGCTACAGTTATATTGGTGTCTTCAAGTATTTGTGTAGCCAACATTAAATTTGTAAAAGCTGGTGCAACTAGTACTTCAACTTCTTTACCAGTTGGCATTTCGTTTACCAATTGGTTTAAAAAAGCTGTAGTTTCTGGAGCATTTTTATGCATTTTCCAATTGCCGGCAATTATTTTATGTCTCATAATTAAGGTTGTAAATTATCTAATGTTTTTATTAAAAGGGTGTCGTTAGCAACAATGGCTTTTTTAAGGGCTATTTTTCCTTGGGCGTCAACAACAATATATCGTGGAATCCAATCTAAATCAATTGATTTTCCAAATTCACCACTCATTTTTTCATTTAAATAATAGTGATTTCCATTTAATTGGTGTTTTTTAACTCCTTCGGCCCATTTTTCTTTTGATTTATCTAACGATATAAACACAAACGCAGTTTTTGGATATTTTGCTTGTAATTTTTTTAATTCGGGAAATCCTTTGATACAGTCAGAGCACCACGATGCCCAAATTTCTACAACAATAGGCGACCCTTTATGTTGTGCTAAAATGTTTTGAAACGAAATGTTGTTCCCTAATTCATCAACAAATAATTTATTTAATGTTACAGTACTAAAGGTATTGTTTTGAACCATTGCGGTATCATTTTTTTCGGAATTTTCTTTTTTAGATTGACAACCAATTGTTAATAATCCAAAGGTGCATAAAAGGGCAAACATTTTTTTCATGGCAAATTTAATTTCTGATATTAAAGTTATTATTTTAATTTGATACGTGGATCTAAATAAGCATAAATTACATCAACTAAAACTGTTATAAGAACAAAAGTGGTTGCAACTACAATTACCGATCCCATTATCACGGGTAAATCTAATGTATTTAACGCATCAACAATTTCTTTACCAAGACCATTCCAACCAAAAATATATTCAACAAAAACGGCTCCTGCTAACATTGATGCAAACCAGCCCGACATTGCCGTAACTACTGGATTTAAAGCGTTTTTTAAAGCGTGTTTTGTAATGATTTTATAGGTTGATAATCCTTTTGCTTTTGCCGTGCGTATGTATTCTTGGTTTAATACTTCTAACAATGAATTTCGCATTAACTGAATTACTACGCCTAATGGTCGTATTCCTAAAACAACAGCAGGTAAAATGGCGTTTTTTAAGGCTACATGAATACCTTCGCCAAAATCGTCTACTTCGTACAAGCTACCGGTCATGTTTAACCCTGTAAATTTATGCCAAGCAAAACCAAAAAGCCAAGCAAATAAAATAGCACTAAAAAACGATGGAACACTCATGCCTAAAGTGCTAATAAACGCTATCAATCTATCGAAAAAACTATTGGCATATAAGGCAGATAAAATCCCTAAAAAAACACCTAAAAGTAAAGCAATTACTATTGATAATACAGCTAAAACTACTGTACTAGGCAATGTATGTGCAATTATTGTGGTTACTTTTTTACCGTTTTTTTGAAAACTTTCGCGTAAGTAAGGTGTTTTTAAAACAACATTTACTTTTTTTGTTGTAAACACAACAAAACCGTTGTATTTTGATTTGTTAAAATATGTGTAATGATCGGGTTGTTTTTTGTGTATTGAAATTAGTGATAAATCGTTCAAATAATAGCCGTATTGATTAATTAATGGTTGATCAAACCCATATTTTTTTTTAATTAACGCCAATTGTTCCGAATTTTCATTTTGATCTAACATCATTCGGGCAGGATCGCCAGGTAAAATGTTAAAAAGTATAAACACAACAGTAACAACGCCAAAAAGCGTGAATAACGAATAGCCTAATTTGTTTAAGAAATATTTAAGCACTACTTTTTAATTTCGGAATAATTCTTTTTTAGCAAGCTTTTCAATTCAGAACCCACAAATTTTTTCTCGTTAATGCCGTCCCATTCTTTTATTTTGTTACCATTCCATAAATAGATTATGCCAGGTGTATCTTTATTGTTTCCTAATAACTTCCAAAACGGAATTACTTCAATAATTTTATATGGATAATTAGCACCTGCAAATGCAAAGAAATCTGGAATTTTCTCAGGTTCTTCGTTCATAAATACAATTTGAATTTTAGGAAAGTTTTTATCCTTAGCTTTCATTTCCGTTAATTCTTTTGCAACATCGCGGCAGTGCTCACAACCAGGAACAAACAAAGCTAATATTTTTTTTCCTTGATCTATATTAGAAAAATACTGTGTGTAGCCCGATTTAGTTTTAGCAGGTTCATCAACTACAAGTTTAGCAATTTCAGAAGTTTCGGTTACAGTTTCTGTTGTAGGAGTTTCTTCAATTGGTGCAACACTTACGTTAGTTTGCGTTTCGATAGCAGGTTGCTCAATAGCCGTTTCGGTACTTACTTCAACTGTTTTTGGTTGAATAGGAGCTATCATAAACAATGCTAAAATTGATGCAAATTTTACGGTACCTAAAACCCAAATATTACTTTTTTCGGTTGCGGTTTTAGGTGTTACAAAAAGGTAAATTACCAATAAAATAAGAGCAACAATGTTTTTAATAATAGCTTCGATAGGTGTCATAGGTAACAAACTGCCAAAACAACCACAGTTTCCAGAATTTCCGCCTGTTTGTAACGTATCAATTGTTAAATGCACAGTAAAAACAACCAGCATTAACATTGTTGCAGGAATTACAATTCTACGTAAAAAATTATTTTGCAATAATAATAGGCCTAAAGCCAATTCAATACCAATTAAAATTCTTGAAAAATAAACTGCAAAATCTTCAGAAAAACCCATTGGGTACAGTTGTTTTACTTCAAAAGTTGAAATAGCAAAATACGGACTTGGATATAGTTTTGCAACAGCAGAGATTAGGAATAAAAACGAAATAATTATTCTAATTGTCCACGGTAAATATTTTTTTAAGTTTTCCATGTTTAAAATTTTCTAAATAAAGTATATAAAAATTGATTGTTAATTGGCAAAATTCATTAAAATTAAAGCAAAAACGGCGTAATTAATCATATCTTGGTAATTAGCTTCTAAACCTTCAGATACAATAGTTTTACCTTTGTTATCTTCAATTTGTTTAACGCGTAACAGTTTTTGTAAAATAATATCGGTATGCGATGCAATGCGCATGTCTCTCCACGCTTCGCCGTAATCGTGGTTTTTATTCATCATTAATTCTTTGGTAATAGCAATATGTTTATCGTACAAATCAATAGCTTCTTGGTTTGTTAAATCGGCTTCTTTAGAAACTCCTTTTTCTAACTGAATCAACGCCATAATGCTGTAATTTATAATACCAATAAATTCGGCACTTTCGTCTTCATCAATTTTGCGAACATCGTTTTCTTGTAACGATCTAATTCTGCATGCTTTAATATATATTTGATCGGTTAACGATGGCAACCTTAAAATACGCCAAGCACACCCGTAATCTTGTAATTTATTAACGTATAATTGTCTGCAAATGGCAATTATTTTATCATATTGTTCAGCTGTTGAAAGCATATATAAGTATCTTTGTATAAATTTTATCAAAAATAACAATCTGTAGGCAGAATAAAAATAAAAGCAGTAATTTATTCAAAATAAATAATGAAATCAATAAACTGTAATGGCAAATTAATCACTTTTGAATCGCCAAAAGTAATGGGTATTTTAAACATAACGCCTAATTCTTTTTTTGATGGTGGTTTGCATTCATCATTAGAAAAAATAGAACAACAAACCGAAAAAATGTTGACAGAAGGTGCCGATATTATTGATGTAGGTGCTTATTCAACCCAACCAAACGCTCCTTTTGTAACAGAAGAGGAAGAACTACAACGTATTTTACCGGTTTTAAAACATTTAGTGAATCAATTTCCAAATGCCGTTTTTTCGGTAGATACATTTCGTGCCGAAGTAGCTAAACAAACATTAGATTTAGGTGCTGCAATTATTAACGATGTTTCGGCAGGTAATTTAGATGATAAAATGATGCAGGTTGTAAGTAGTTTTAAAGCACCCTATATAATGATGCATATGAAAGGAACGCCCCAAAATATGCAGCAGTTTACTAATTATGACGATGTGATGCACGAAATGATTTATTATTTTTCTGAAAAAATAAATCAAGCGCAACAAAATGGTATTATTGATGTGATTATTGACCCCGGATTTGGTTTTTCTAAAACGTTAGACCAAAATTACGAAGTGTTGAATAAGTTGGAACTTTTACAAAATTTAGATGTGCCAGTACTTTCGGCACTTTCAAGAAAATCAATGATTTACAAGTTTTTTGATACCACACCGCAAGAAGCTTTAAACGGTACAAGTGTTTTAAATACCATTTCACTAATAAAAGGAGCCAATTTATTGCGTGTACATGATGTAAAACAAGCTGTAGAATGTGTTAAACTTTATAAAAAAGCATATGAAAATTAAAATAATACTTATGATTTTAGGCTCGATATTTTTAACATCGTGCCAACAAAAAGAAATGAAAATTAGTCGTTCTAATTTTTCGGTTGAAGCACAAATCACCGATTTTAGTCCGGTTTATATTTCTAAAAACGATAAAGGAAAAGTTACGATTAATAAAAACAATGTAATTGGTAATACACATTGGGTGGTGTCGGTTGATAGAGGTTTAAACTTGCAAGAAATAGCTCCTTTTTTGCAAGAAATAACGGTAAAAAAATACCAAAAAGAAGGTATGCATAAAGATACAAAAACTATTTATTTTGTTTACAGCGATACTCTTCACAAACAAAATGCGTATGTAAAAATGCCTTTTAAAAACTTTGCTTTAGAAGAGCAACCTGTTTATGAATTGGGTAATGGAGTTCAAAGTTTACATTTAAAATCGGTAGCCGATGTTAAAAATCTATTTGATAAAACACAAACATATTTAATACGAATTGATAAAAATGTAAGTGTTGAAACTTTTGTTAATATCCTAATCGAATTAGAAAAACAAAAGC is a window of Myroides sp. JBRI-B21084 DNA encoding:
- the tpiA gene encoding triose-phosphate isomerase, which gives rise to MRHKIIAGNWKMHKNAPETTAFLNQLVNEMPTGKEVEVLVAPAFTNLMLATQILEDTNITVAAQNMHQAEGGAFTGEISADMLTSINVQTVILGHSERRQYFKETPALLANKVDTALKHNMRVIFCVGEELKDRKSKQFQNVVFYQLKDSLFHLPKEAWENIIIAYEPVWAIGTGETASPEQAQEMHQFIREQIAHQYGSLANNVTILYGGSVKPDNAATIFSQPDVDGGLVGGAALNVNDFTTIINAI
- a CDS encoding TlpA family protein disulfide reductase — encoded protein: MKKMFALLCTFGLLTIGCQSKKENSEKNDTAMVQNNTFSTVTLNKLFVDELGNNISFQNILAQHKGSPIVVEIWASWCSDCIKGFPELKKLQAKYPKTAFVFISLDKSKEKWAEGVKKHQLNGNHYYLNEKMSGEFGKSIDLDWIPRYIVVDAQGKIALKKAIVANDTLLIKTLDNLQP
- a CDS encoding ABC transporter permease — protein: MLKYFLNKLGYSLFTLFGVVTVVFILFNILPGDPARMMLDQNENSEQLALIKKKYGFDQPLINQYGYYLNDLSLISIHKKQPDHYTYFNKSKYNGFVVFTTKKVNVVLKTPYLRESFQKNGKKVTTIIAHTLPSTVVLAVLSIVIALLLGVFLGILSALYANSFFDRLIAFISTLGMSVPSFFSAILFAWLFGFAWHKFTGLNMTGSLYEVDDFGEGIHVALKNAILPAVVLGIRPLGVVIQLMRNSLLEVLNQEYIRTAKAKGLSTYKIITKHALKNALNPVVTAMSGWFASMLAGAVFVEYIFGWNGLGKEIVDALNTLDLPVIMGSVIVVATTFVLITVLVDVIYAYLDPRIKLK
- a CDS encoding MauE/DoxX family redox-associated membrane protein: MENLKKYLPWTIRIIISFLFLISAVAKLYPSPYFAISTFEVKQLYPMGFSEDFAVYFSRILIGIELALGLLLLQNNFLRRIVIPATMLMLVVFTVHLTIDTLQTGGNSGNCGCFGSLLPMTPIEAIIKNIVALILLVIYLFVTPKTATEKSNIWVLGTVKFASILALFMIAPIQPKTVEVSTETAIEQPAIETQTNVSVAPIEETPTTETVTETSEIAKLVVDEPAKTKSGYTQYFSNIDQGKKILALFVPGCEHCRDVAKELTEMKAKDKNFPKIQIVFMNEEPEKIPDFFAFAGANYPYKIIEVIPFWKLLGNNKDTPGIIYLWNGNKIKEWDGINEKKFVGSELKSLLKKNYSEIKK
- a CDS encoding DUF1599 domain-containing protein → MLSTAEQYDKIIAICRQLYVNKLQDYGCAWRILRLPSLTDQIYIKACRIRSLQENDVRKIDEDESAEFIGIINYSIMALIQLEKGVSKEADLTNQEAIDLYDKHIAITKELMMNKNHDYGEAWRDMRIASHTDIILQKLLRVKQIEDNKGKTIVSEGLEANYQDMINYAVFALILMNFAN
- the folP gene encoding dihydropteroate synthase encodes the protein MKSINCNGKLITFESPKVMGILNITPNSFFDGGLHSSLEKIEQQTEKMLTEGADIIDVGAYSTQPNAPFVTEEEELQRILPVLKHLVNQFPNAVFSVDTFRAEVAKQTLDLGAAIINDVSAGNLDDKMMQVVSSFKAPYIMMHMKGTPQNMQQFTNYDDVMHEMIYYFSEKINQAQQNGIIDVIIDPGFGFSKTLDQNYEVLNKLELLQNLDVPVLSALSRKSMIYKFFDTTPQEALNGTSVLNTISLIKGANLLRVHDVKQAVECVKLYKKAYEN